The Levilactobacillus namurensis genomic interval TAAATCGGGTGCGAACGTTAGTGTGAGTGTCAGCCGAGAGGGTGGCTAGCACAGTCAGGGTTAGTCGTCCGCAATCACGGTTGCTTTGGATAGGTTGATGTTGCGGAGGGCCAGGGCGTTGTAGGCCGCCTGGTCCATTTGAACCTCTTGAATGTAGGCGATGTCGTTATTGAGGATGCCTAAGAGGTTCCCCCGGACTTCACCTTGTTGGTCGATGGGGTCTTCGGAGAGCCGTAGGATGTTGTGCGATGGCGCGTACCGCAAGGCCATCATTTCGACCCCTAAGTAGCAGACCGTGACCTGGTCTTGGACCGTTAGGAATTGGGCGACTTGGCGCGAGACGAATTCGCCTAGGTTGTCGTAGTGTTCCAGAACGTCTTGCGTCTCCGGATCTTCGATGGTCACGTAGTTCAGGACGTTTTCGTAATAGTAGTACCGAATCACGGGTTGCTTCTTCAAGTTGAGGAACTGGAACTCTTGTGGCTTGCCTTCATCGTAGAGTAATTGGGTGTATTGCCGGCCGTCAGTCGCGTATTCTTCAATCAGGTCGTTGGTCCCGTCCGGGTTGAAGTAGTCGATTTCCTTGACCGCCCGGTTGGTGCCCGGGTACAGGTGCATCCGACCGATGGGGGCGCCGTCGTATTCCAGGGCCAAGAAGCCATCGGCGTTCATCAGAATGTTAGTGCCGGTGGGAACGGGTGCCCGGTTGAAGAAGAGGTAATCGTCCGGGTCGTAGGTGGTCCGCTTGGTGATCACGTCGTAGAGGTTTACGGCGTGTTTGATGCCCTGTTGCCGCATGGTCCCGGCAAAGTTCGGGGCGGACGCGATGGAGAGCAGGTGGAGGTTATCGGCCTCCAGGACCTTCTTTTCTTGTTGCCAAATATCCGTATTGGTGTGCACACCGTTTACAAGTTCATAGCGCATCGACTAATTTCCTCCAATCTGCTGCAATCACGTGGTCTTGGTAGCGTTTGACCATCTCCTGGGTGTTGACCCGTAACGTGTGGTAGTCGGCCGCCATGAAACGCTGAAGCGCTTGGTGCAGCTGTTCCACACTATAGTCGGGGTCGGTCCGGCTGAAGTCCGCCAGAAAGCCGTTTTGGCCTTCCGTGACTAGTTCCTGTGCCCCGAACCGGGCGTTAAAGGTCACGATGGGCAGACCGGCGTTCAAAGCTTCGATGTAGGTCAGCCCGAACCCTTCGGAGTAGGACCCGGAGAGGTAGGCGTCGTATTGCGGGTACTGTTGGTCGAGTTCGGCGGATTGGCCCTTTAAGGTGATGTAATCACCGGCGTTGCCGTCTTCGATGGCCTTCTTGATGCGGCCCTGTTCCTCCCCGGCCCCGTAGATGTCTAGCGTCAGGTTGACCCCATCTTCGTCGTGGAGCTTGACCAGGGCCTTCACGATGAAGTCCACGTGCTTTTCAATCGCCAACCGCGATGCCGTGATGAACTTGATGGGGTCGCCCGGCTTTCGGTCGAGGTCGATCTGCGGGTTGTCCCGCACACCTCCCACGGGGATCGTGACGATCTGGTTGCCACGGTCCGGGAAGTCGACCAGCATGTCTTGGCGTTGCCGTTCGGTAGCGACCACGACTTTGGCGACCTGGTCCAGGTGGGTCAACAGGTACTCGTTGTAGTTGTTGAACAGCGGGTAGCGGGGGTCCTTGCGGTTGTTCAACTGGTCGGCGTGGATCACGTTGATTACCTTGAGCTTGTCGGACGCCATGTTGAACAGGGCGACTTCGGGGTCGATCCCCCGGTCGATCATGTAGATGTTCTTCTGGTTGTAGGCCAGGTTCAGCCGCTCGAAGAAGTAGCGAATCAGCTGCATCCCGTTTGAGAAGAAGAGGTGTTCACCGCCAGCTTGGTGGTAGAGGTGGATGTTACGGATGATGACCTTGCGGTGCGGGTCATCGTAGAATTGAAAGTTCGCCATGCGTTGGTGGGTGTTCATGTTAAAGATTTCGACGTGGTTGGAGCCCACCAATAAGAGTTTAGACTTCTTGTGGATGTCGGGGTGCTTGATCATGTGGTCGACCACGTGCAGGCCGCTTTCCGTGTAGGTGTCGCGTTTCCGGTGGGTGTTGGTCGAGTCGATGACCAGCTTGGTGCTATGTTTGTGGAACGTCTGGACACCGTGCTTTAAGTAGTCTTCCCCTAGGGTAAAGTACTCCCACATGTTGATGACCTGGTCATTGCCTAAGCCCCAACGCCGCATGGGGGCTTGGAGGTCCCGGTTAAGGCGATAGAATAAGAAGCGGTAGTCGATGCCGGCTTGCTTGAGGACCTTGCCCCGGTAGAATTCGGCGTGTTCCACACCGGAGTTTCCCATGCCAATCGTTCCGTTTACAAAAAATATCATTTTTCATCCTCCTGAAACGTTAATGATTGCCAATGCGCTAACTTGGCCTGCCAGTCGGCCAGTCCCGAATCACTCCGGGATGTGGTGGGGTGGGCAGCTAAGAAGTCATCGAGCTCTTGGTTGAGCTTATCGACCCAGTGGACATCGCTGAGCTGATGGGGTGATGCGTAACAGATAAAGTTCGTGTGGTCGGCCATTAGCGGCAGCGGCTTGGTCCCGCCTTGGCGGATCACCAAGGCTACGTGGGGCGCGGTCGCGTCGCCCGTGGTGGCCAGCACGGTGCCTGCGAATTGGTTGACGGTGAAGGTGTAGGCCTCCGCCGTCAGGTCATCCATCAACAACAGGTACCGAAAGACGACTTGTTGGTGGTGGGTGTTGACCAGTTCGATGGTGTAGTCGGTCGCCGTTAGGGG includes:
- the asp3 gene encoding accessory Sec system protein Asp3, producing MSLAYLLLWPTNLRNTYEYGCQVTATPDRVITYRAPLMPPGEVIHQWESRRNFAATHNTADLPILQPGQSYYLTGNVAVDDGGVYLRIRFFDDTGTHLTDAILDGIQGHFEMPLTATDYTIELVNTHHQQVVFRYLLLMDDLTAEAYTFTVNQFAGTVLATTGDATAPHVALVIRQGGTKPLPLMADHTNFICYASPHQLSDVHWVDKLNQELDDFLAAHPTTSRSDSGLADWQAKLAHWQSLTFQEDEK
- a CDS encoding glycosyltransferase; this encodes MIFFVNGTIGMGNSGVEHAEFYRGKVLKQAGIDYRFLFYRLNRDLQAPMRRWGLGNDQVINMWEYFTLGEDYLKHGVQTFHKHSTKLVIDSTNTHRKRDTYTESGLHVVDHMIKHPDIHKKSKLLLVGSNHVEIFNMNTHQRMANFQFYDDPHRKVIIRNIHLYHQAGGEHLFFSNGMQLIRYFFERLNLAYNQKNIYMIDRGIDPEVALFNMASDKLKVINVIHADQLNNRKDPRYPLFNNYNEYLLTHLDQVAKVVVATERQRQDMLVDFPDRGNQIVTIPVGGVRDNPQIDLDRKPGDPIKFITASRLAIEKHVDFIVKALVKLHDEDGVNLTLDIYGAGEEQGRIKKAIEDGNAGDYITLKGQSAELDQQYPQYDAYLSGSYSEGFGLTYIEALNAGLPIVTFNARFGAQELVTEGQNGFLADFSRTDPDYSVEQLHQALQRFMAADYHTLRVNTQEMVKRYQDHVIAADWRKLVDAL